A region from the Aegilops tauschii subsp. strangulata cultivar AL8/78 chromosome 5, Aet v6.0, whole genome shotgun sequence genome encodes:
- the LOC109787373 gene encoding guanine nucleotide-binding protein subunit gamma 1 isoform X2: MRLAARVCPPHPLFYTPSHRPADRPAARSGGPLAAGATPLAAMQVPGDVGGGGGEAGDMRGRHRIQAELKKLEQEARFLEEELEELNKMDKVSTALQETTGAAYQSWDRWFEGPQDLRRCKCWFL; this comes from the exons ATGCGCTTGGCTGCGCGTGTCTGCCCGCCCCACCCACTATTCTATACTCCGAGCCATCGACCAGCAGACAGACCAGCAGCGCGGAGTGGAGGTCCTCTCGCTGCCGGCGCCACTCCTCTCGCGGCGATGCAGGTTCCGGGAGACGTCGGCGGGGGTGGAGGGGAAGCCGGGGACATGCGGGGCCGGCACCGGATCCAGGCCGAGCTCAAGAAGCTCGAGCAAGAAGCGCGCTTCCTCGAG GAGGAACTTGAAGAGCTAAATAAGATGGATAAGGTGTCAACAGCACTGCAAGA AACTACTGGAGCTGCTTACCAGTCTTGGGACAGGTGGTTTGAAGGTCCGCAGGATCTGCGTAGATGCAAATGCTGGTTTTTGTGA
- the LOC109787373 gene encoding guanine nucleotide-binding protein subunit gamma 1 isoform X1, giving the protein MRLAARVCPPHPLFYTPSHRPADRPAARSGGPLAAGATPLAAMQVPGDVGGGGGEAGDMRGRHRIQAELKKLEQEARFLEEELEELNKMDKVSTALQEFVVTIESKADPLLPVTTGAAYQSWDRWFEGPQDLRRCKCWFL; this is encoded by the exons ATGCGCTTGGCTGCGCGTGTCTGCCCGCCCCACCCACTATTCTATACTCCGAGCCATCGACCAGCAGACAGACCAGCAGCGCGGAGTGGAGGTCCTCTCGCTGCCGGCGCCACTCCTCTCGCGGCGATGCAGGTTCCGGGAGACGTCGGCGGGGGTGGAGGGGAAGCCGGGGACATGCGGGGCCGGCACCGGATCCAGGCCGAGCTCAAGAAGCTCGAGCAAGAAGCGCGCTTCCTCGAG GAGGAACTTGAAGAGCTAAATAAGATGGATAAGGTGTCAACAGCACTGCAAGA GTTTGTAGTAACAATTGAAAGCAAAGCAGACCCTCTACTTCCTGT AACTACTGGAGCTGCTTACCAGTCTTGGGACAGGTGGTTTGAAGGTCCGCAGGATCTGCGTAGATGCAAATGCTGGTTTTTGTGA
- the LOC109787383 gene encoding pentatricopeptide repeat-containing protein At2g42920, chloroplastic has translation MAMAPVPSPASASSSTTSHLLPSSPSISAFLASHPALTLLHTQCATMAHLRQLHAALVKSGLAKDPIAASRAVAFCAGEGRDAAYAARIVRHHPRPNSFMWNTVIRALSDGPGPDAAVALFVDMLRSPTPPERRTFPSLFAAYARLGRADDGAALHGMVLKLGLAGDAYTRNSMIAMYASCGRADEALALFGQCQVFDIVSCNSAIVALSRAGRVDEARAVFDDMPARTVATWSAMVSAYSRAARCQDAVDLFSAMQVDGVEPNANVLVSVLGCCASLGALEQGAWVHAYIDKHDVAMNALVVTALVDMYCKCGSIHKARQVFDTSRSQGMAKLSSWNAMMLGLAAHGQCQEALALFSELEPYGLRPDKVTFIAMLMAYGHSGMADEAKALFASMGREYGVTPGIEHYGCLVDALARAGRLREAEDTIRAMPMKPDAAIWGALLSGCRLHGDAEAGARAARGAVECDPQDSGAYVLAASVLARDGEVGRGLGVRGKMREEGVAKVPGCSMIEVNGVVHEFVS, from the coding sequence ATGGCAATGGCGCCAGTGCCATCGCCCGCAAGCGCTTCTTCCTCCACCACCTCCCATCTCCTCCCGTCCTCCCCATCCATCTCTGCCTTCCTTGCCTCACACCCGGCCCTCACCCTCCTCCACACGCAATGCGCCACCATGGCTCACCTCCGCCAGCTCCACGCCGCGCTCGTCAAGTCTGGCCTCGCCAAAGACCCCATCGCCGCCAGCCGCGCCGTCGCCTTCTGCGCCGGCGAAGGACGCGACGCTGCCTACGCCGCGCGCATCGTGAGGCACCACCCGAGGCCCAACTCCTTCATGTGGAACACCGTCATAAGGGCGCTGTCCGACGGGCCCGGCCCGGACGCGGCTGTGGCGCTGTTTGTCGACATGCTCCGGTCGCCCACGCCGCCGGAGCGGCGCACGTTCCCGTCTCTGTTCGCGGCATACGCGCGCCTCGGCCGCGCCGACGACGGCGCGGCGCTCCACGGCATGGTGCTCAagctcggcctcgccggcgacgcGTATACACGCAACTCCATGATCGCCATGTACGCGTCCTGCGGCCGAGCGGACGAGGCGCTGGCGCTCTTCGGGCAGTGCCAGGTGTTCGACATCGTGTCGTGCAACAGCGCGATCGTGGCGCTCTCGAGGGCAGGGCGCGTCGACGAGGCGCGGGCGGTGTTCGACGACATGCCGGCCAGGACCGTGGCGACGTGGAGCGCCATGGTGAGCGCGTACTCCCGCGCCGCGAGGTGCCAAGACGCCGTCGACCTCTTCTCCGCGATGCAGGTGGACGGCGTGGAGCCGAACGCCAACGTGCTCGTCAGCGTCCTCGGCTGCTGCGCCAGCCTCGGCGCGCTGGAGCAGGGCGCGTGGGTGCACGCGTACATAGACAAGCACGACGTGGCCATGAACGCGCTCGTGGTCACCGCCCTCGTGGACATGTACTGCAAGTGTGGCTCCATACACAAGGCTCGCCAGGTGTTCGACACCTCGAGATCGCAGGGCATGGCCAAGCTGTCGTCCTGGAACGCCATGATGCTTGGCCTGGCAGCGCATGGGCAATGCCAAGAAGCGCTCGCCTTGTTCTCCGAGCTGGAACCTTACGGTCTCAGACCGGACAAGGTCACCTTCATCGCGATGCTGATGGCTTACGGCCATTCCGGCATGGCCGACGAGGCGAAGGCTCTGTTCGCGTCAATGGGGAGGGAATACGGTGTTACACCGGGGATCGAACACTATGGCTGCCTTGTCGATGCGCTCGCCCGGGCGGGAAGGCTCCGGGAGGCGGAGGACACCATCCGCGCAATGCCGATGAAGCCAGACGCGGCCATTTGGGGCGCCCTGCTCTCCGGATGCCGCTTGCACGGCGACGCGGAGGCAGGGGCACGCGCGGCGAGGGGAGCCGTGGAATGCGACCCACAGGACAGCGGCGCGTACGTGCTCGCGGCGAGTGTGCTTGCACGCGACGGCGAGGTAGGCCGGGGCTTGGGTGTCAGGGGGAAGATGCGGGAGGAGGGAGTGGCCAAGGTGCCTGGGTGTAGCATGATCGAGGTGAATGGTGTCGTCCACGAGTTCGTGAGCTAG